The proteins below are encoded in one region of Silene latifolia isolate original U9 population chromosome 2, ASM4854445v1, whole genome shotgun sequence:
- the LOC141641267 gene encoding uncharacterized protein LOC141641267 gives MRSSIRCCISCILPCGSLDVIRIVHVNGRVEEITGTIYAAQILKAHPKHILKKPTSKPISEDIIEPESTQHRPTIVVVPPDALLQRGKIYFLIPMASSEGGKKKRRNKKVGNNNNNNNNNYDYSRIRDGDDNGEIISLSKDDDDKYLSEILSEKVTTSQRERRRGRVTVWRPHLESITETLSDLASND, from the coding sequence ATGAGGAGCAGCATAAGGTGTTGCATATCATGTATACTCCCATGCGGATCCTTGGACGTCATCCGGATAGTCCATGTAAACGGCCGTGTGGAAGAGATTACCGGTACCATCTACGCTGCTCAAATCTTAAAAGCTCACCCCAAACACATCCTAAAGAAGCCCACTTCCAAACCTATTTCTGAAGATATAATCGAACCCGAATCCACGCAACATCGGCCTACCATCGTTGTGGTCCCACCCGACGCCCTTCTCCAACGTGGCAAGATCTACTTTCTCATCCCCATGGCGTCATCCGAAGGCGgtaagaagaagaggaggaataAAAAGgtgggtaataataataataataataataataattatgattATAGTCGTATTCGAGATGGTGACGATAATGGTGAGATTATATCGTTAAGtaaagatgatgatgataagtATTTAAGTGAAATATTAAGTGAGAAGGTAACAACGAGTCAAAGAGAAAGAAGACGAGGGCGTGTTACTGTTTGGAGACCTCATTTAGAGAGTATCACTGAGACGCTTAGTGACCTTGCTTCTAATGATTAG